One window of the Emcibacter sp. genome contains the following:
- a CDS encoding thiolase family protein, producing the protein MVYVIGTSTTSFDQHLERSIVSLSMEALIGALNDADISKDRIQSCYFANALAPILFGDTTVGQNVMAAAGINEIQVVNVENACTSGSTAFYLAVNAINAGECDVALVLGAEKMCVPGFGLINSGATELDTLLGMVTPASFALRAKRHMHDFGTTTEQLAAVTVKSRAHAALNPGARLRKQESVEQVLASPMIADPLTRSQCCPIADGGSALILASDGVAASFPRAVRVDAAVLASGIYDEKQDLSRWKTDYLTARKGYEKAGIGPEDVDLVECHDAFSISEILHYEALGLCEPGEGGGFVESGGASLGGRVPVNVSGGLLSRGHPIAATGVAQIAELVTQLRHEAGKRQVEDCRTALAHCMGGDKAGDTKSCTIVLLSR; encoded by the coding sequence ATGGTTTATGTTATCGGTACATCTACGACCTCTTTCGATCAACACCTAGAACGATCGATCGTTTCGCTCTCTATGGAGGCGCTTATCGGAGCGCTGAATGATGCGGATATTTCCAAGGACAGGATCCAGTCCTGTTATTTCGCCAATGCGCTGGCGCCGATCCTGTTCGGGGATACCACGGTCGGCCAGAATGTCATGGCGGCAGCCGGGATCAACGAAATCCAGGTGGTGAATGTGGAAAACGCCTGTACCTCCGGCTCGACGGCCTTCTATCTGGCGGTCAACGCCATCAATGCCGGGGAATGTGACGTCGCCCTTGTTCTGGGGGCGGAAAAAATGTGCGTGCCCGGTTTCGGCCTGATCAATTCGGGGGCGACGGAACTGGATACTCTGCTTGGCATGGTGACGCCGGCATCCTTTGCCCTGAGGGCGAAACGCCATATGCATGATTTCGGCACCACGACGGAACAACTGGCGGCGGTTACGGTGAAGAGCCGTGCACATGCGGCTCTCAATCCGGGGGCCCGCCTGCGCAAGCAGGAGAGCGTCGAACAGGTTCTTGCCTCGCCGATGATTGCCGATCCGCTGACACGGTCCCAGTGCTGCCCCATTGCCGACGGGGGCTCTGCCCTGATCCTCGCCAGTGACGGCGTGGCAGCCTCTTTCCCGCGGGCAGTGCGGGTGGATGCCGCGGTACTGGCGTCAGGAATTTATGATGAGAAACAGGATCTGTCACGCTGGAAAACCGATTACCTTACGGCACGTAAAGGGTACGAGAAAGCAGGTATCGGGCCGGAGGATGTCGATCTTGTCGAGTGCCACGACGCTTTCAGTATTTCGGAAATTCTTCATTACGAGGCGCTCGGTCTTTGTGAGCCGGGTGAGGGGGGCGGATTTGTCGAAAGCGGGGGGGCGAGCCTCGGTGGTCGGGTGCCGGTGAATGTATCCGGCGGATTGCTGAGCCGCGGGCATCCCATAGCGGCCACCGGAGTGGCTCAGATTGCTGAACTGGTGACGCAACTGCGTCATGAGGCCGGGAAACGGCAGGTAGAGGACTGCCGGACAGCACTTGCCCATTGTATGGGCGGTGACAAGGCAGGGGATACCAAGTCCTGCACCATCGTTCTGCTGTCGCGATAG
- a CDS encoding Zn-ribbon domain-containing OB-fold protein codes for MNEQHNLPPVKEGVFTTGQKPQLLGGYCPRCGHYHFPFQDYCSKCLGEMEHREIGCHGRIESVTSVRTKPPLGLPRPYTVAWIDLEETSLRVFSLIDPETAEEARIGSAVFLKILPLGVNLANEPCLRPCFSISEKQE; via the coding sequence ATGAACGAACAGCACAACCTGCCCCCGGTTAAGGAGGGGGTTTTTACCACCGGACAAAAGCCGCAGCTCCTGGGCGGTTATTGCCCGCGGTGCGGTCATTATCATTTTCCTTTTCAGGACTATTGTTCCAAATGTCTGGGGGAAATGGAACACCGGGAAATCGGCTGTCACGGCCGGATTGAAAGTGTGACCTCCGTACGCACCAAGCCGCCGCTCGGCCTGCCCAGGCCCTATACGGTGGCCTGGATTGATCTGGAGGAAACATCGCTTCGGGTCTTTTCCCTGATTGATCCGGAAACCGCCGAAGAAGCCCGCATCGGCAGCGCCGTCTTCCTGAAAATCCTGCCGCTGGGCGTCAATCTTGCAAACGAGCCCTGTCTCAGGCCCTGTTTCAGCATTTCCGAAAAACAGGAGTAA
- a CDS encoding AMP-binding protein → MDIKFENRTVHGVIEQLSRERGEDTFLFFEEESWTYGEINAAANRVAAGLAGLGLGRNDKVAIMMTNRPEFLFSWFGLCKLGAVEVPVNTAHKGQLLSYMINQSDCEAIILEACFAERLHPVLGDLETVKHIIVLDGPVNDLGGQVHDYGRLMDNDGTFEAPIVRPSDPCAMMFTSGTTGPSKGAVVPHNYQLVMAEIICGMGEYTAEDRLYNALPLFHGNAQTLSTMPALISGASMVLKNRFSASSFWDDVRKYGCTEFNYIGGILAILLKAEPGPDDADNPLRVLVGAGANKQVFEEFERRFDVKLVEGYGMSEIGAPLNTSIRDRRPGSCGTVNPGYQVKLVDDDGHEVRPNEPGELLIRPLNSHAMMLEYYRMPEKTVEAWQDLWFHTGDYLQRDEDGYYYFVDRKKDALRRRGENISSFEVERTINSHEKVLESAAIAARSELGEDEVMVCVVLRPGESLTAAELISFCEDQMAYFMVPRYVRFMDSLPKTPTERVQKFRLRDEGVTADTFDREQGDAT, encoded by the coding sequence ATGGACATCAAATTTGAAAATCGCACTGTCCATGGTGTCATAGAGCAGCTTTCCCGGGAGAGGGGAGAGGATACTTTCCTCTTCTTCGAGGAGGAGAGCTGGACATATGGTGAAATAAATGCGGCGGCCAACCGGGTCGCTGCCGGCCTCGCCGGACTTGGTCTCGGTCGTAATGACAAGGTTGCCATCATGATGACCAACCGGCCGGAATTCCTGTTCAGCTGGTTCGGCCTGTGCAAGCTTGGCGCGGTCGAGGTGCCGGTCAATACGGCCCACAAAGGGCAGTTGCTGTCCTATATGATCAATCAGTCCGACTGTGAAGCGATTATTCTGGAAGCCTGTTTTGCCGAGCGGTTGCACCCGGTTCTGGGTGATCTTGAGACGGTGAAGCATATTATTGTGCTGGATGGGCCTGTAAATGACTTGGGGGGGCAGGTTCACGACTATGGGCGACTGATGGATAATGATGGCACGTTCGAGGCGCCGATCGTCCGTCCTTCCGATCCCTGCGCCATGATGTTTACCTCAGGTACCACCGGACCGTCCAAGGGGGCCGTTGTCCCCCATAATTATCAGCTGGTGATGGCTGAAATCATTTGCGGTATGGGCGAATATACGGCGGAAGACCGACTTTATAACGCCCTGCCGTTGTTTCATGGCAACGCCCAGACCCTGTCCACCATGCCGGCCCTGATCAGCGGTGCCAGCATGGTGCTGAAAAACCGTTTCTCGGCCAGCAGTTTCTGGGATGACGTGCGCAAATACGGATGCACTGAATTCAACTATATCGGCGGTATACTGGCGATCCTGTTGAAGGCCGAACCGGGACCGGATGATGCAGATAACCCGTTACGGGTTCTTGTTGGCGCTGGCGCCAACAAGCAGGTGTTCGAGGAGTTTGAGAGACGCTTTGACGTCAAGCTCGTGGAAGGCTACGGCATGAGCGAGATCGGCGCCCCGCTCAATACCAGTATCCGTGACCGACGCCCGGGAAGCTGCGGTACGGTAAATCCGGGCTACCAGGTCAAACTGGTGGATGATGATGGCCATGAAGTGAGACCGAACGAACCGGGTGAACTTTTGATCCGGCCGCTTAATTCCCATGCCATGATGCTGGAATATTACCGCATGCCTGAAAAGACCGTCGAGGCCTGGCAGGATCTCTGGTTTCATACCGGCGACTATCTGCAGCGGGACGAGGACGGTTATTATTATTTCGTCGACCGGAAAAAAGACGCCCTGCGGCGGCGGGGGGAGAATATCTCCTCCTTCGAGGTGGAACGCACCATTAACAGTCACGAGAAGGTTCTGGAAAGCGCGGCTATTGCCGCCAGGTCCGAACTGGGCGAGGACGAGGTGATGGTTTGTGTGGTGTTGAGACCGGGTGAGAGCCTTACCGCAGCGGAACTCATCAGTTTTTGCGAGGACCAGATGGCCTATTTCATGGTGCCCCGGTATGTACGGTTTATGGACAGCCTGCCCAAGACACCGACAGAACGGGTGCAGAAATTCCGGTTGCGTGACGAAGGCGTGACGGCGGATACCTTCGATCGGGAACAGGGAGACGCGACATGA
- a CDS encoding hydantoinase B/oxoprolinase family protein, producing MQSMSYGRDHEIVQHLRPEPMTAEETAAQDKIDDVEFDIFKHKMHMIGLEGKENTMRLGASSAMRFGDVAFGIFTAQGDLSICATGIYHHAVLGQLPLKYIVKHWVREPSVGVSDGDSFFYNDPFYGGVHNADMGLAVPVFHEGKLLCFVGAAVHTGECGGSEPGGTVTAAKSKYDEGLLCPPIKIGENYQLKEDLLNMFAAMNRDPRTMILDIKARLAATRIAQRRILEVVEEKGVDFFIGSLRKVLAVTGEAAKKKVSKLNDGIYRQPRFLDTLGEENGLLKVDLTIIKKGDKITMNLEHSSPLVPDTPANSYFQGIIGLSMVYFCGWLFHDLPSNNGLLEAIDWEFPDNSFINAKGDVATSIAPLVQITFTHGMFQCGARMTYNTDPSRSVACWFSGFSIPMFAGLNQYGEPVADITPEINATGCGARFDMDGVNAAGAFFATMADCSDVETTEAGNPILYTFRNYFNNSYGHGKYRGGAGVGYGLIVHDTQHFFLGSHGGGSKFPTTQGLFGGYGLPSLFLRKVSGSNIKELMAQSDPHLPHSLAEVYEEGNPETGKTEHDNISMVVEPVQDGDTMYAYAGGGAGYGDVLERDPAGVMQDLADGLVSHWAAQNIYQVVYEEESLRLDEEATVKKRAAVRANRINTGKSYDEFVAEWSKQTPPAHILKYYGEYPIPQTTMTGEKPVLQRLAS from the coding sequence ATGCAATCAATGTCATACGGACGCGATCACGAAATCGTACAGCATCTTCGCCCTGAGCCCATGACGGCCGAGGAAACGGCAGCCCAGGATAAAATCGATGATGTTGAGTTTGATATTTTCAAACACAAGATGCATATGATCGGCCTTGAGGGCAAGGAAAACACCATGCGCCTCGGGGCCTCCAGCGCCATGCGTTTCGGCGATGTGGCCTTTGGGATATTCACCGCCCAGGGCGATCTGTCCATTTGCGCCACCGGCATTTACCACCATGCCGTCCTTGGCCAGTTGCCGCTGAAATATATCGTCAAGCATTGGGTCAGGGAACCTTCCGTCGGCGTCAGCGACGGCGACAGTTTTTTTTACAATGATCCCTTCTATGGTGGCGTTCATAACGCCGACATGGGTCTGGCAGTACCGGTCTTTCACGAGGGCAAGCTGCTTTGTTTTGTTGGCGCCGCTGTGCATACCGGCGAATGCGGCGGCTCGGAACCCGGTGGTACAGTGACCGCAGCAAAAAGTAAATATGACGAGGGTCTGCTGTGTCCGCCGATCAAGATCGGTGAGAATTATCAGCTCAAGGAAGATCTGCTGAACATGTTTGCGGCCATGAACCGCGATCCCCGCACCATGATCCTGGACATCAAGGCGCGCCTTGCCGCGACCCGTATTGCCCAGCGCCGTATTCTGGAAGTGGTTGAAGAGAAAGGCGTGGACTTCTTTATCGGTTCTTTGCGCAAGGTCCTTGCCGTGACCGGCGAAGCGGCCAAGAAGAAGGTTTCCAAACTTAATGACGGCATCTACCGTCAGCCCCGCTTCCTGGACACGCTTGGGGAGGAAAACGGTCTTCTCAAGGTTGACCTGACTATTATCAAGAAGGGCGACAAGATTACCATGAATCTGGAGCATAGCTCGCCGCTGGTGCCGGATACGCCCGCCAACAGTTATTTTCAGGGCATTATTGGTCTGTCCATGGTGTATTTCTGCGGCTGGTTATTCCATGACCTGCCGTCCAACAACGGATTGCTGGAAGCTATCGACTGGGAATTCCCGGATAACAGCTTCATCAACGCCAAGGGAGATGTGGCGACGTCAATTGCGCCGCTGGTACAGATTACCTTTACCCACGGCATGTTCCAGTGCGGGGCGCGCATGACCTATAATACCGATCCGTCGCGGTCTGTGGCCTGCTGGTTCAGTGGCTTCTCCATTCCCATGTTTGCCGGTCTTAACCAGTATGGGGAACCGGTGGCCGATATCACCCCGGAAATCAATGCGACCGGCTGTGGCGCCCGTTTCGACATGGACGGGGTCAATGCGGCCGGGGCCTTCTTCGCCACCATGGCGGACTGTTCCGATGTGGAAACCACGGAAGCCGGCAATCCGATCCTCTATACCTTCCGCAACTATTTCAACAACAGCTACGGGCACGGGAAATATCGCGGGGGCGCCGGTGTCGGATATGGCCTGATTGTCCATGACACACAGCATTTCTTCCTCGGTTCCCATGGCGGCGGTTCCAAATTTCCCACCACCCAGGGCCTGTTTGGCGGGTATGGCCTTCCCAGCCTGTTCCTGCGCAAGGTTTCAGGCAGTAATATCAAGGAACTGATGGCCCAAAGTGATCCGCACCTGCCGCACAGTCTGGCCGAGGTCTATGAGGAGGGGAATCCCGAGACCGGTAAGACCGAACATGACAACATCAGTATGGTGGTGGAACCTGTTCAGGACGGCGATACCATGTATGCCTATGCCGGTGGCGGCGCCGGTTACGGCGATGTTCTGGAACGCGATCCGGCCGGGGTCATGCAGGATCTGGCCGACGGTCTGGTCTCCCACTGGGCGGCGCAGAATATCTATCAGGTGGTCTATGAGGAAGAAAGCCTTCGTCTGGATGAAGAGGCGACCGTCAAAAAACGGGCTGCCGTTCGGGCCAACCGGATTAATACGGGTAAAAGCTATGACGAGTTTGTGGCTGAATGGTCAAAACAGACACCGCCGGCGCATATCCTGAAATATTACGGCGAATATCCGATCCCGCAAACCACCATGACCGGGGAAAAACCGGTCCTGCAGAGGCTGGCAAGCTGA
- a CDS encoding hydantoinase/oxoprolinase family protein, which translates to MTNMVSDSGNYSVGIDVGGTFTDFFCINREGEAQTCKTPTTHYDLSVGFMKGMGMLARQRKLAVGDFLSDVASVRYSTTVGTNALIERTGPKLGLITTAGFEDTIFVGRARSWADGLGWQEGRDQARIQKPEPLIKHDMVVGVRERMDYSGKVIAPLKKEEILEKLQLLVDRGAQGFVVSLLWSFVNPEHERLIKEVIEEEYPEDYLGSMPVILSSDISPTAGEYTRTMTTVVNGYIHGVMADELNKLGNELRDGGYKKPLTLVHNTGGTKKASRTRAVLTHNAGPVAGLHGSAVLGQLSGDENIVFTDMGGTSFDIGLIEDGEIKAHDFIPVIDRWRTNIPAIEVKSIGAGGGSIAWINELMDNALEIGPQSAGSMPGPVCYDQGGTEPTVTDADLVLGLYNPDNYLGGEMFLDVDMAREAIQKKVADPLGISVEEAAYRIRRLVDARMGQEVFNEVALKGHDPRTFVVLACGGAGGAHACGFGPYIGAKKIIAPRQSSVFGAYGASTMQIKEIWDKSRSLKLFNWGSQSYLSDLESFNAVSRELKDLATRDLKLEGYDEDQMEFQLELNMRYGSQYNMTKVRTPRVELNSVDDVQAICDEFTRQYGEIYSPEATFPSGGINVENFSLTAAIKPSGDRMAPGEIMGPEPDAGAKREDRPVYWSPEEGYQETPVYDYTRLTPGNVIMGPVIIESPETTYVVAPGWRFSMDAYRNCIMEQIS; encoded by the coding sequence ATGACAAATATGGTTTCAGACTCAGGGAATTACAGCGTCGGTATCGACGTCGGGGGGACCTTTACCGACTTTTTCTGCATCAACCGGGAGGGCGAGGCCCAGACCTGCAAGACGCCAACGACCCATTATGATCTTTCCGTCGGTTTCATGAAAGGCATGGGCATGCTGGCCCGCCAGCGTAAACTTGCGGTCGGCGATTTTCTCAGCGATGTGGCTTCTGTGCGTTATTCGACCACCGTCGGTACAAATGCGCTGATCGAACGTACCGGGCCCAAGCTCGGTCTGATCACTACGGCCGGATTTGAAGATACCATTTTTGTGGGACGTGCCCGCAGCTGGGCCGATGGTCTGGGCTGGCAGGAAGGCCGCGACCAGGCCCGCATTCAGAAGCCCGAACCGCTGATCAAGCATGACATGGTGGTCGGTGTGCGTGAGCGTATGGACTACAGCGGCAAGGTGATCGCGCCCCTGAAAAAGGAAGAGATTCTCGAGAAACTACAGCTTCTTGTGGATCGCGGAGCGCAGGGGTTTGTGGTCTCCTTGCTGTGGTCCTTTGTCAATCCGGAACATGAACGCCTGATCAAGGAAGTGATCGAGGAAGAATATCCGGAAGATTATCTCGGTTCCATGCCGGTGATCCTGTCTTCCGACATTTCACCGACTGCCGGCGAATATACCCGCACCATGACCACGGTGGTCAACGGCTACATTCATGGCGTCATGGCGGACGAACTGAACAAGCTGGGTAACGAGCTTCGCGACGGCGGTTATAAAAAACCGCTGACCCTGGTGCATAATACCGGCGGCACCAAGAAGGCGTCCCGGACCCGGGCGGTGCTGACCCATAACGCGGGCCCGGTGGCAGGATTGCACGGTTCCGCAGTACTTGGGCAGCTGTCCGGTGACGAGAATATTGTTTTCACCGATATGGGCGGAACCTCGTTTGATATCGGTCTGATAGAGGACGGGGAGATCAAGGCCCATGACTTTATCCCGGTGATTGACCGCTGGCGGACGAACATTCCTGCGATCGAGGTAAAGTCTATCGGCGCCGGCGGTGGGTCCATCGCCTGGATCAATGAACTGATGGATAATGCACTGGAAATCGGCCCGCAGTCCGCGGGATCCATGCCCGGACCGGTCTGTTACGACCAGGGTGGGACCGAACCGACCGTGACCGATGCCGACTTGGTGCTGGGCCTGTATAATCCCGACAACTATCTCGGCGGGGAGATGTTCCTTGATGTGGATATGGCCCGCGAAGCGATCCAGAAAAAAGTCGCCGATCCGTTGGGGATTTCCGTGGAAGAGGCCGCCTATCGTATCCGCCGGCTGGTGGATGCCCGCATGGGACAGGAAGTATTTAATGAAGTGGCGCTGAAGGGGCATGATCCGCGTACATTCGTGGTGCTGGCCTGCGGCGGTGCTGGTGGCGCCCATGCCTGCGGTTTCGGTCCTTATATCGGGGCGAAAAAGATCATTGCACCGCGCCAGTCTTCTGTCTTTGGCGCTTACGGTGCCTCCACCATGCAGATCAAGGAAATCTGGGACAAGTCCCGGTCCCTGAAGCTGTTTAACTGGGGCAGTCAGTCCTACCTGTCGGATCTGGAATCCTTCAATGCGGTAAGCCGGGAACTCAAGGACCTGGCGACCCGGGACCTGAAGCTGGAAGGTTATGATGAGGACCAGATGGAGTTCCAGCTGGAACTGAATATGCGCTACGGCAGCCAGTATAACATGACCAAGGTCCGGACCCCTAGGGTCGAGCTGAACAGTGTTGATGATGTGCAGGCGATCTGTGACGAATTTACCCGCCAGTATGGCGAGATTTATTCACCTGAGGCGACCTTTCCGTCCGGCGGCATCAATGTGGAGAATTTCTCCCTGACCGCAGCCATCAAACCGTCCGGTGACCGGATGGCGCCCGGAGAAATCATGGGACCGGAACCGGATGCCGGTGCAAAGCGGGAGGATCGGCCGGTCTACTGGTCGCCTGAGGAAGGTTATCAGGAGACCCCGGTTTATGATTATACCCGATTGACGCCTGGCAACGTCATTATGGGGCCGGTCATCATTGAATCGCCGGAAACCACCTATGTTGTGGCACCGGGCTGGCGTTTCAGCATGGATGCATACCGTAACTGCATCATGGAACAGATTTCTTAA
- a CDS encoding acetone carboxylase subunit gamma has protein sequence MMSKVHITECLDIDLDKELWCCNRCGQELYAARDNYKKGCLVAERDMKEVHPPMTDDKTYSFTPDSGYCRLVEFYCPGCGTMLENEYLPPGHPLTHEIELDIDALKAKYASER, from the coding sequence ATGATGAGCAAGGTACATATCACGGAATGCCTCGATATTGATCTGGACAAGGAGCTCTGGTGTTGTAACCGCTGCGGTCAAGAGCTTTATGCCGCCCGGGACAACTATAAAAAAGGGTGCCTGGTGGCGGAGCGTGACATGAAGGAAGTTCATCCGCCGATGACGGATGACAAGACCTACAGTTTCACCCCTGATTCAGGCTATTGCCGGCTGGTGGAATTCTACTGCCCGGGCTGCGGCACCATGCTGGAGAATGAATATCTGCCGCCGGGACATCCGCTCACCCACGAGATTGAGCTGGATATTGACGCCCTGAAGGCAAAATACGCGAGCGAAAGGTAA